Proteins encoded by one window of Salmonirosea aquatica:
- the tnpA gene encoding IS200/IS605 family transposase has translation MPKPDTFSQMYIHVVFAVKGRANVIRETHREQVQRYITGIVQNRKAKVLAIYCRPDHIHILISINPTTLAADLVRDIKTNSTIFIKEQGIARNFAWQEGYGIFTVSHSQKDTVYHYIINQAEHHRQRSFRDEYLALLQKNEIEFDEKYTFEWYEHAE, from the coding sequence ATGCCCAAACCTGATACCTTTTCTCAAATGTACATTCACGTCGTGTTTGCAGTAAAAGGCAGGGCAAATGTCATTCGGGAAACGCACCGCGAGCAGGTACAACGCTATATAACGGGCATCGTTCAAAACCGTAAGGCAAAGGTGTTGGCCATCTATTGCAGACCGGATCATATTCATATTTTAATCAGCATAAACCCGACAACTTTGGCGGCTGATCTGGTGCGGGATATCAAAACCAATTCCACAATTTTCATCAAAGAGCAGGGCATCGCCCGCAATTTCGCCTGGCAGGAAGGGTATGGAATATTTACTGTGAGTCATTCACAAAAGGATACGGTATATCACTACATTATCAATCAGGCCGAACATCATCGACAGCGTAGCTTCCGGGATGAGTACCTGGCCTTGCTCCAAAAGAACGAAATCGAATTTGACGAAAAATATACCTTCGAGTGGTACGAACACGCGGAATGA
- a CDS encoding glycoside hydrolase family 3 N-terminal domain-containing protein yields MRKTLLLLSFSILVIKTTHAQTQPEFLRLNAVQQAWVDSVFKSLTPDERIAQLIMVAATSDTKRSLIDTVRSNPAYVTKLIQENKVGGVVFFQGGPMPQARLTNYYQSISKVPLLVAMDAEWGLAMRIDSTVRYPYQMTLGAIQGHDDLIFDMGAQLARQMKRLGVHVNFAPVADVNNNPNNPVINFRSFGENKYRVAEKALAYMKGMQYNGLLTSAKHFPGHGDTGTDSHYDLPLIPKTLTQLDSLELYPFKELIDHGLAGTMIAHLSIPALDSTPNLPSTLSKPIVTKLLQDELGFKGLIYSDAMNMKGVTKYFSEGKADAMGLEAGMDLLEFTEDVPKAIAEIKKSIAEGTLTQADINARCYKVLQAKAWAGLNHFESVELENLYEDLNPAAADLTNRLLTEKALTVLKNDGNLFPLRRLDSPKIAAISLGADSITTFQKTLNLYTTVDSYSLPRSPSASQLAALDAKIQEYDLLLVGVHQYSISPRLNFGMTPEMTAVLEKLLATGKAAVTLFGNPYVLNKIAQPERAKAIVMAYQLTPYTEDLSAQLIFGAIPAEGRLPVTVNAQFPYGAGQSTPSLKRLKYTIPEEVGLDSKWITYKIDSIANYAIAQKATPGCVVQLAKDGKVFFRKAYGKHTYEGAEQVKINDLYDFASVTKVTASTLALLSLYDQGKFDLDATMKDYLPFLKKSNKADLPWRKVLTHSARLKSWIQFWREAQNPDGTWKKNTFSTTKSDKYPTSVVGDSLFIHKNYKDVIYKSIRDSPLNPEEGYVYSDLSFILYPEVVKNLTGTNFEDYLKDNYYKPIGANSLTFNPKRFYKLDEIVPTERDTFFRQTLLHGQVHDEGAAMLGGLSGHAGLFGNANDLMKIMQMYLQNGYYGGKQYISRDAMFEFTRYQFPELGSRRGIAFDKPSFQYTGNAPHYASPASFGHTGYTGIMVWMDPVYNLDFVFLSNRVYPTRENTKLYTLNIRTSIMDAVYEGLGRGKTGM; encoded by the coding sequence ATGAGAAAAACCCTACTGCTGCTGTCCTTTTCAATTCTTGTTATTAAAACCACCCACGCCCAAACCCAACCCGAATTCCTGCGCCTAAATGCCGTGCAGCAGGCCTGGGTCGATTCGGTGTTCAAGAGCCTGACGCCTGACGAGCGCATTGCGCAGCTCATCATGGTGGCCGCTACGTCTGATACCAAACGATCGTTGATCGACACGGTCCGCAGCAATCCGGCTTATGTGACGAAGCTGATTCAGGAAAACAAAGTCGGGGGTGTAGTATTTTTTCAGGGCGGGCCGATGCCGCAGGCGCGGCTGACCAATTATTACCAATCCATCTCGAAGGTACCCCTGCTGGTGGCGATGGACGCGGAGTGGGGCCTCGCCATGCGCATCGACAGTACCGTAAGGTACCCCTACCAGATGACACTAGGCGCGATCCAGGGGCACGACGATTTGATTTTCGATATGGGTGCCCAGTTGGCGCGGCAGATGAAACGATTGGGTGTACACGTCAACTTCGCACCCGTGGCTGATGTCAATAATAATCCCAACAACCCGGTCATTAACTTCCGTTCGTTCGGGGAAAATAAGTACCGCGTAGCGGAGAAAGCATTAGCCTACATGAAAGGAATGCAGTACAACGGTCTGCTCACGAGCGCCAAGCACTTCCCCGGCCACGGGGACACGGGTACCGACTCGCACTACGACCTACCCCTGATTCCCAAAACACTCACCCAGCTGGATTCGCTGGAGTTGTACCCTTTCAAAGAACTGATCGATCACGGATTGGCGGGTACCATGATTGCCCACCTGAGCATTCCGGCACTGGACAGTACGCCTAACCTACCCTCTACCCTATCGAAACCCATCGTGACCAAACTGTTGCAGGATGAGCTGGGCTTCAAGGGGCTTATCTACTCCGACGCCATGAACATGAAGGGCGTAACCAAGTACTTCTCCGAGGGCAAGGCCGACGCCATGGGTCTAGAAGCGGGCATGGATTTGCTGGAATTTACCGAGGATGTACCCAAGGCTATCGCCGAAATTAAGAAATCCATTGCCGAGGGTACCCTTACGCAGGCCGATATCAACGCCCGCTGTTATAAGGTACTACAAGCCAAAGCCTGGGCTGGGTTGAATCATTTCGAATCCGTCGAACTGGAAAATCTGTACGAAGACCTGAATCCTGCCGCCGCCGACCTGACCAACCGCCTGCTGACCGAAAAAGCCCTGACGGTGTTGAAAAACGACGGCAACCTATTCCCCCTCCGTCGCCTGGATAGCCCGAAAATCGCGGCTATTTCGCTGGGGGCTGACTCCATTACGACTTTCCAGAAGACGCTGAATCTGTATACGACCGTCGATTCGTACAGCCTTCCCCGCAGCCCCAGTGCCTCACAACTGGCCGCGTTGGACGCCAAGATCCAAGAGTACGATTTATTACTCGTGGGGGTACATCAGTACAGTATTTCGCCCCGCCTGAACTTTGGCATGACACCCGAAATGACGGCTGTGCTGGAAAAACTTCTTGCCACGGGAAAAGCCGCCGTGACGCTCTTTGGTAATCCTTACGTCCTGAACAAAATCGCACAGCCCGAGCGGGCCAAGGCTATTGTGATGGCTTACCAACTCACGCCCTATACGGAGGATTTATCGGCGCAGTTGATTTTCGGGGCCATTCCCGCCGAGGGACGACTCCCCGTGACGGTCAACGCGCAGTTTCCCTACGGCGCGGGTCAAAGTACCCCGAGCCTGAAACGTCTGAAATATACCATTCCCGAGGAAGTAGGCCTGGATTCCAAGTGGATTACCTACAAGATTGACTCCATCGCCAATTACGCGATCGCCCAGAAAGCCACGCCCGGTTGCGTGGTACAGTTGGCCAAAGACGGCAAAGTGTTTTTCCGGAAAGCCTACGGCAAACATACCTACGAAGGGGCGGAACAAGTAAAAATCAACGACCTGTATGACTTCGCTTCCGTTACCAAAGTAACGGCCTCCACGCTGGCGTTGCTGAGCTTGTACGATCAGGGTAAGTTCGATCTCGACGCCACGATGAAAGACTACCTACCTTTCCTCAAAAAGTCGAACAAAGCCGACCTTCCCTGGCGCAAGGTACTCACCCACAGCGCCCGCTTGAAATCGTGGATACAGTTCTGGCGTGAAGCGCAGAATCCCGATGGTACCTGGAAGAAAAATACATTCAGCACCACAAAATCGGACAAGTACCCTACCTCCGTCGTGGGCGACAGCCTTTTTATCCATAAAAACTACAAGGACGTGATTTACAAATCCATCCGGGATTCGCCGCTGAATCCCGAGGAAGGTTATGTATACAGCGATCTGTCTTTTATCCTCTATCCCGAAGTAGTCAAGAACCTGACGGGTACGAATTTCGAGGATTACCTGAAAGATAATTACTACAAGCCCATCGGTGCCAATTCGCTCACTTTCAATCCCAAAAGATTTTACAAATTGGATGAGATCGTTCCCACCGAGCGGGATACCTTTTTTCGCCAAACGCTACTGCATGGACAGGTACATGACGAAGGTGCGGCCATGTTGGGCGGCCTCAGTGGCCACGCCGGCCTGTTCGGCAACGCCAACGACCTGATGAAGATCATGCAGATGTACCTTCAAAATGGGTACTACGGTGGCAAGCAATACATCAGTCGCGACGCTATGTTCGAGTTTACCCGCTACCAGTTTCCCGAGTTGGGTAGCCGCCGGGGCATCGCTTTCGATAAGCCCAGTTTCCAGTATACCGGCAACGCCCCGCACTACGCCAGCCCGGCCAGTTTCGGCCACACGGGCTACACGGGCATCATGGTCTGGATGGACCCGGTGTACAACCTGGATTTTGTATTCCTCTCCAATCGGGTGTACCCCACGCGGGAGAACACGAAGCTGTATACGCTGAATATCCGCACATCGATTATGGATGCGGTGTATGAGGGGCTGGGGCGAGGAAAAACGGGGATGTAG
- a CDS encoding TolC family protein, producing MTKQLIYKCTVVAAVALFVSACKTPALLTKEVNKEVPASYNGSLDSTNSGQLSWRTYFTDPYLTALIDTALTGNQELNITLQEIAISQNEVLERAGEYRPFVGLRGGASVEKAARYTHPGSTEATTDIKPGLETPDPLPDFVVDLYARWEVDIWHKLRNAKKAAALRYLSSREGRNFTTTNIVAEIASSYYELLSLDTQLAILQNNIGIQNNALKIVRMQKEAAKVTELAVQRFQAQVLNTQSLQYGIQQRITETENKINFLLGRYPQHVARSSDNFETLVPEVVRAGLPIQLLSNRPDIRQAELELTAAKIDVEVARANFYPSLGLSADLGIRAFNPVYLARLPESLLAALIGDLAGPLVNKNAIKAQYYSANARQIQAIYSYERTVLNAYIEVINQLSNIGNLQNTYDLKSQEVQALTQSITISNNLFSSARADYMEVLLTQRDALESRFDLIETKLQQMNATVNVYRALGGGWN from the coding sequence ATGACGAAACAACTCATATATAAATGCACGGTCGTAGCGGCCGTCGCACTATTCGTGTCGGCCTGTAAAACGCCCGCTTTGCTGACCAAAGAAGTCAATAAGGAAGTGCCGGCGAGCTATAACGGCTCGCTGGACTCCACCAACTCGGGACAACTTAGCTGGCGGACCTATTTCACCGATCCCTACCTGACGGCCCTAATCGATACCGCGTTAACGGGTAACCAGGAATTGAATATCACCCTGCAGGAAATTGCCATTTCTCAAAATGAAGTACTGGAAAGAGCCGGGGAATACAGGCCATTCGTAGGCCTGCGCGGCGGGGCGAGTGTGGAAAAAGCCGCCCGCTACACCCATCCCGGCTCTACCGAAGCTACCACGGATATCAAGCCGGGCCTGGAAACACCTGATCCGCTGCCCGATTTTGTGGTAGACCTATACGCCCGCTGGGAAGTGGATATCTGGCACAAGTTGCGTAATGCCAAAAAAGCGGCTGCTCTAAGGTACCTGTCTTCCCGTGAAGGCCGGAATTTTACGACGACCAACATCGTCGCCGAAATCGCCTCTTCTTATTACGAATTGCTGTCGCTCGACACGCAATTGGCCATTTTGCAAAATAATATCGGGATACAGAATAACGCGCTGAAAATCGTGCGGATGCAGAAAGAAGCCGCGAAGGTGACTGAACTGGCCGTACAGCGATTCCAGGCGCAGGTACTCAATACACAAAGCTTACAGTATGGCATTCAACAGCGGATTACGGAGACTGAAAACAAAATCAACTTCTTACTGGGCCGCTATCCGCAACACGTAGCCCGCAGCAGCGACAATTTCGAGACGCTGGTACCTGAGGTAGTGAGGGCGGGCCTACCCATCCAGCTGCTGTCGAACCGTCCTGATATCCGGCAGGCCGAACTGGAACTTACTGCCGCTAAAATCGACGTAGAAGTAGCCCGGGCCAATTTTTATCCTTCATTGGGACTGTCCGCCGACCTGGGTATCCGGGCGTTTAATCCCGTATATCTGGCCAGGCTACCCGAATCACTGCTGGCGGCTTTGATAGGCGATTTGGCCGGACCGTTGGTCAACAAGAATGCCATAAAAGCCCAGTATTACAGTGCCAATGCCCGGCAGATTCAGGCCATTTACAGCTATGAGCGTACCGTACTGAATGCTTACATCGAAGTGATCAATCAGCTTTCGAACATTGGCAATCTGCAAAACACGTACGATTTGAAATCTCAGGAAGTACAGGCGCTTACGCAGTCGATCACGATTTCCAACAACCTGTTCAGTTCGGCCCGTGCCGACTACATGGAGGTACTGCTCACGCAACGCGATGCCCTGGAGTCACGCTTCGACCTAATCGAAACCAAATTGCAGCAAATGAACGCCACGGTCAATGTGTACCGGGCGTTGGGTGGTGGCTGGAATTAA